TTTCCAATGAAAGATTATCTCTTTCATCACGTCCATCAAGTATATTCACAATCAATCCTCATATTCTTGAGGCAACTTCATTGCAATAGTGATAACGCTCACAAATTAGTGATTATttattaatgcatttatattatttacttaAAATTAGCCACATAAATATTAACTGCATCtccatatttttctttcttatatttcatttttttatgaattttaagggCGGTCATTAATGATTCAttacttgaaaatattattgcaaAATGCTTGAAATAACTACCTACATCTCTATCTTCTGTTGGTATTCGAGAAATCATCAAGAATTCTGATGTTGCTGAGTTGATGAAAAGTTTGCAACTCATAGCGGTAAAATCCTAttcttaattacaaatttaaatatttatacaatcacTTAATCTAAAAAATTGTTTCTAATATAATGTAGAAagtaaaattttggataaagaCGAAGataattatcattaatttccCACAGCTATTTTTCTACATGTCATGTATTGGTTGTAACAAAGGAACTGGGTATGAACACAATGAAAGTTTCATTTGTTACCATTGCAAACACCAATGTATTTCCCAACCATGGTATGTATCTTTCAaacttttgttttcataatttatgtgacatatttaatgtatagtttttattgattataacttaaaattatatttttatcacatttataGCTACCGAGCGTATGTTGAACTTGACGATGGTACAGTAAAATTAGTTGTTGTTATATTTGGTGAAATTGCAGAAGAAGTATTGGGTTGTTTAGTAGTtgagtttatgaataatattgacGAGGTATgctttcttgttttttgttactttattgtctggaataaaaaaaaagtctagtTGGTGATTTTGAGATATTTACTATATTGTCTATAACTACATTGACATTTATATTAGAAATAAAACtattaaaactaaattataataaaaatcattttatttgatttttacatatttatgtcttgtaccggttttatttttatttataccatgcataaaaatttaattaaaaacattgagtTCTAAGACTTGTATTAATTTACAACACTGGAATTTTCAATATATAAGTTCCTTAAGCTTTTATGAATCATGCAAAcctatcaattttcttttttcccataAACATTTgtcatatatagaaaatgttGTAGAACAAGTTTTACAAAATGAATTGATGATTCAACTGTTTGCATATCCTGACAAATTCAACCAACAAGAGCACAAGAATCTCAATGTTATGTCTATTGATCTTgtacaaaatgacaaaaatggtTGAATCATAGTACAAACATCAAAGGAAACACATTttgaactaataatttttttagacttaTATTAAACTTGTTCAAAACAAGTTTGATAAATCTGTCAAATGTAATCTCATTCAATAAggattgcatttttttttttcattctgaAAATACATTGTTTGAATAGAATACTgagtttaaaagaaaataaataaaactgaaattttttggaaaatgagtgCTGAGTGGTATTGCCACGTCATTTGGTTGTTACGTTGTTCCTTTAATTTGAAACCTTAATAAATAGGGCGTCCTAAAGACTTCTTGCTCCTTCAATTTAGCCACTCATTCCTCCCTGCCATTTCTTCATCTCAAAGTCTGGACCTTCCAAGCCCCCCAAGACTTCTCACAACACCATTGACCAGAACTTCAACCTCCCTCATTGTTCATCAACAAGTTTCTTAACATTCAATCTGCATTCCAATCTCCCATTACTCTATTGTTTGGTTTTGTTccaaaattaaagttaaattcGTTCTAGAATTAATACAATTCAAGTTTACATATAGCAAGGATGCTATGGTTAACCATTATTTGACAAGCCTCAATTTGGATTTTTGCAATTCAAGAAATCTATTTACAATTGTTATTTGGGCGGTGTTctttgaatttgtgatttggaGACGTTCCAACAATGGCATTGAGGGAATCCAGGATTCATGTCTGTTGGATTCCTCATGTTTTGACGTTGTACATCATTGTTGGCTTAAGTTTGTTGCCATGCATTCAATGTGTGGATGGAAATGACTACAGTCAGACTGGTAATCCGGCTGTGCTTCCAATTGTGACACAACTCATCTACGGTCGGCTTTCGAATCTCACCAAAATTTTAAGCCAAGACATCAAAGAGAATTTGGGATTCTGCATAAAGGATGTGTGAGTGATTTGATGAAGTTTTTACAGCAATTTGGTGCTTTTATTGTACATGTTTCGttctgattttcttctttcaggGATGTCGATTGGCATGGTGCATTCAATTTTGCTGGAAAGTTAGATTTCTTGACAAATTGTATCAAGAAGACCAAGGGTACGAGTCTTTGgcctttttcaaaatgaatttactttatttgatgaatggcaaatgaggcttttgaacttttttttaggACTTATATTCACAGCATCAATATTCCGgtaaaatatttagtttaaGAGAAAATTACTATCCATGAGTACAGTAACCTTTTCCTATGATACATCTATCTCGCTTCCCTCCCATGCATCTGATTGTTATCAATTGATGTTGTACGTTTTAAGTAGTTTCAAAAGTCAACCACAGAGATAAGAAGTTATTGAAAATGTGACAAATCAGTTAGTATGATTGGgaattataaaattcaagatgaagaataatattCATGGTGGTTTGAACCCCTATTATGgctttttcttttgcttgcCAACCTCATCAAGGTTcgagtctcgtttgtttttataaaatttttcaattcatttaatctcatttcattttatctaatcattataatttttttaaatttttacataaaataaaataaactatttaattttttcaaattttaaaataaaaataatatttgaaaaaatatattttaacaactTACACCTTTACCTACTTTGGAATGGAATGTTGGATGTGATCAACAGGAGACCTCACACAGAGACTATGTACAGCAGCAGAATTAAGATTCTACTTCAAAAGTTTGTTTGAAAGAGGGGCAGCCGAGGACAATTACTTAAAACCTAACAAGAACTGCAATTTGAGTTCGTGGGTTTCTGGATGTGAGCCAGGTTGGGGTTGTAGTGTTGACCAAGACCAGAATCATGTTGACCTCAAGAATTCAAAAGCCATGCCTTCAAGAACTCACGACTGTCAACCTTGTTGCGAGGGTTTCTTCTGTCCCCAGGGTATTACTTGCATGATACGTAAGTATGTGAAAACCATGAAACATGTTGTTGTCACTGTTGAGATTGAGCTGTAACtaacaccattttttttttctctgatttCTTCTGCATGAAGCTTGCCCATTAGGTTCTTATTGTCCACTTGCAAAACTAAATAAAACGACCGGAATCTGCGACCCGTAAGTTTCATGTCCCATCTTTGACATTCTTAGGgccgtttgtttttagagatgagatgagatgagatgagttgagattaaagttaaaaagttgaataaaatattgttaaaatatattttttaatattattattgttttggaatttgaaaaagttgaattgtttattttattttgtgtgggaatttgagaaagttgtaatgatgaggtgagatgagatgagatgagatgtttttggaaaacaaacaaggccttaattaCTACTTATcccaaaatctttaagttaacGTGAGAATAAAAATTTAGTTTCAGAGgagataaatataattatttgaattaaattcTGTCATTCTCGCTCATACCGTTTGGAAttagaaagtatttcatcttatctcatcttatcattataatttttttaaatttcttaacaaaatataataaataatttaatttttttaaattctaaaataataataatattaaaaaataatattcttttcaactttcatattttatttaaaactatttcatatttaaattcaaatcagTCCGAGTGAAATGGTTCTGGTACCATATCACCACTGATCTAAAAAAACTTAAGCTAATGGGAGGaaaattaacaatttaaattatattctaacacaCTGATATTCACTGGTAGAAACAATCTGCAGATACAGCTATCAAATACCTCCTGGAACTTCCAATCATACTTGTGGAGGTGCTGATATCTGGGCCGACGTTGAGAGGAGCAATGAAATTTTCTGTTCACCAGGGTCATATTGTCCAACTACCATACGCGAAGTTCCTTGCAGGAGTGGGTAGTGATTATCCCAGAACTTACAGCTCTTTCCTCATTCTTAACATGACACGAGATCTGAATCATTATAATCAacttttaagttaattttaatttttctaatttggtGCATGAATTTATCATATAGTGCAACTGTTTGGTTCTCAGAATCTATCTGTACTAAAATGTTTTTCTCTTGCAATTTCAGACATTACTGCAGGATGGGCTCCACTTCTGAAaaatgtaaagtttttttttttttaatcttattagcTTCTTCCATGTAACATGGCACTGATCTTAATTCTTCACTTGTATAAAAAAGTTCActtattgttatatttataatctgTTCACAAACGAATTTTCCTCTGCAAGCTGCTTTTTTCCCACCATATCTATCCCATTTGCTGTTAAGATAATTTGTTAGAAATGAAGACTCTTGTGCGAAATCCTTGTCAGTGCTCATTAGAGTATAGAATTCATTCATAATCCAGCCTAGTTGTGATTTTCATACCTGTCCGAAAATATTATGTCAAACAATTAATAAGGTTTCAGGATGTCAAATCTCTTAGGGAGGTGATCATATCAGTACCAATGCACCTGATCTCATCAAAACTATGCGGTTAAGTGTTTTAGGGCCAGCGTAGTACTAGAATGAGTGACCTCCTAGAAAGTACTTGTATTACACCCCTCCTTAAAAGATCTCTTAGGGAGGTGAAAACCCTTAAGAATCATTATAAACAGCAGTAACAACTTTCCCTCTATGTAATGTGTGATCTTATTCACTACCCTGTTGTGCTAAATCAAAGGCATTACAATCTCCTCTTAAATTTCACATTCTCATTAGGTTGAAAGTAGGTTCAAGTCTCACACTTCTAGTTGGGATTGACTATGATCTCATTTGTAACGGCCCAAGAAAAACCTAAGCCATATATGGGcttatatataatctaaaagGAGTAGTCAACGTTACAATTTGAACCacttggaatcattataaactgtaagaacttctccctccTATGTAATATAGGATTAGAATCCCCACCCTCTCATTCTAAATCTGGGGtacgtattatatataatgaaaactTCAGTTAGATGCCATATCTTTTGTCTCAAATGTAAACCTATTTGTTGATTATTCCTCCTAGCTATGTTGCCTCTTTAAATTGACATGTAGTGCACTACAGCAAATTTTCTCAGTATCTTTggtttttgtgattttgattCTTATTAACCTTTTGCAGTGTGCTTCAAGTTGACGACCTGTAATCCAAACACAGCAAACCAAAATATTCATGCCTACGGTGTCATGCTTCTTGTAAGTAAATGTGTATCTATTCTTGTAAGATCTGTTTACTAGGATTCTATCTAACATGAGTCCTGTCTCTTGAATTTGATATTGTTTACTTGCCTATACAGGTTGCATTATGTACTCTGCTGCTCTTTATATACAACTGTTCTGATCAAGTTCTCTCCACTCGAGAAAGAAGACAGGCTAAATCTAGGGAAGCTGCAGCCAGACACGCACGAGAAACTGCACAGGCACGAGAAAGATGGAAATCTGCAAAAGATATTGCCAAGAAGAGTGCAGGGGGTTTGCAAGAACATTTATCCCGTACTTTTTCTCGTAAAAAATCTGTAAGGCAGCCAGAACAGATGATGGTTCTTGGTCAAGCTAAACCTGGAAAAGATGATGCTCGATTACCACCTTTGCCTCTAGGTTCTTCAAGTACATCTGTACAATCATCTGGCACTtccaaaggaaagaaaaaggaaccaAGTAACCTCACAAAAATGTTGCATTCTCTTGAGGAAAATCCAGATAGTAATGAGGGTTTTCATCTGGAGATTGgagacaaaaatataaaaaagaatatgccAAAAGGTAAACAATTGAGTACTCACAGCCAAATTTTTAAGTATGCATATGGTCAATTAGAGAAGGAGAAAGCTATGCAACAGGAGAACAAGAACTTGACATTCTCAGGAGTAATCTCGATGGCTGCTGGTGGTGAAATCAGAACTAGGCCTATGATTGAGGTGGCGTTCAAAGATCTAACTCTTActttaaaagggaaaaagaaacatTTGCTTAGGTGTGTCACAGGGAAATTCATGCCCGGTCGAGTTTCGGCTGTCATGGGTCCATCAGGAGCTGGAAAGACGACATTTCTTTCTGCTTTGGCTGGAAAGGTGACTGGATGCAACATGTCAGGTTTAATTCTTATAAATGGAAAAGTTGAATCCATGCAatcatataagaaaattattggttttgtgCCACAAGATGATATTGTGCATGGGAACTTGACAGTGGAGGAGAATCTGCGATTCAGTGCAAGGTGCAGGTACATATATTTGCCATGCTTTTTAACTTCACCATCCTTTCCATTCTTGAATTTCATAGGTGGAATCCATTATTAGTTCATCACTCAATATCACCTATGTCAAAGATTTCTATATCAGGATATACTTCTTATCAGGAAAAGGCGTGCAAAAGATTCTGGGAAAGATATATTGAAATAGAATAAGCTCAAGGACTAAGCACCTGATCAAATGCCTTATGTGATCGTCAAAATTGATCACATGCCCCTTGAATCAGTCAAATATACATCTCCCTAAAAGGATTTACTGAGTTCTAAAAATGATCTAACAAGTACATCTTTCTCCATGTTTGTGGTTTTAACAAGGGATTTTGCTACCCCTACCCCGCAGgaaatatgattttctatgatACTGATATTAACTCCAATAAATAGATGCATGTCAAAGATAACTTCTGTATCCTAGGATAAATCAGGGTGACAAACTCCAGAACTTAGAATCAAGCTCACTTGGGGAAGTGCCCGGCAAGTTCTAATATGCCTCTATATTTTCAACACAGAGCCATATACCTACATGGCGATCctagaaattttatttcaaatgatTCACCTTACAAGTTCACATTGTTGATAACATGATATGTCATGTAAACCAAATAATATGTTCCCCTTATGGTAGTTTAAAGTTACAAGACACCTTACAAGCTCACATTGTTGTTAACATGATATGTCATGTAAACCAAAAAATATGTTTCCCTTATGGTAGTTTAAAGTTACATATCTTGTTTGTTGCCGTTGCTGCTGCTACTGCTTAACATTACAATTTGACTTCCTGATTAAATGGATCATTACCTACTGTTTAGTTAGTTCCATtcacatttttatttcatttctatcGCTGCATTACTTGATGCTGCAGACTATCAGCTGACATGCCCAAACCTGATAAGGTTCTGGTTATTGAAAGAGTCATCGAGTGTTTAGGACTTCAAGCAGTGAGAGATTCCCTAGTTGGAACAGTGGAGAAGCGAGGGATCTCTGGAGGCCAGCGGAAACGTGTAAATGTTGGCCTAGAGATGGTCATGGAACCTTCATTGTTGATCTTGGATGAGCCCACAACTGGTCTAGATAGTTCATCTTCCCTGTTACTTCTTAGAGCACTTCGCCGTGAAGCTCTTGAAGGGGTAAACATCTGCATGGTAGTTCACCAACCCAGGTAagctccatctctctctctctctgtgtatatGCCTTCCTAGTCGAAATGAAAttcccaacaaaaaataattctctTTGTAAAAGTGGGACCCTCTAtttaccttttgtttttgtcccctttttatttgtaaattgcTAGGTGCATCACTTCGTACAAGCTTTTAAGCCAAAAAAGTGTCTAGATACTTATATTTACTAtagaaatgaaattttaaacaaaagtattcTGTTTTCTGTAGAATTCATTTTTCTATGCAACAAGTTCCTTATTTTTTACGTTCATTGCATGATTGAGGACTCCTGCATGAGCATTCTTCAGAAACATTAGCATGAGAGTTTCTTGGGcagaaagagaaggaagaacAAGTGATAAAGAGAGAGGTGGGGGGAGAAGCTTTTAGCGGCATGAATGAACACAATTTTGTGAACAGTTTATTCAATAGGCCAATTGCATTAGGTTTATGGAAACATAAGGAGAACTTGAAATCAAATTCTGAGAGATTTTGTCGAATCAAGATGTAAAAATCAAGTCCATCACTGTTGAGCCTCATCAATTTGTATATAACCGAGTCTCCATCAAACGTGTACAAATTGCATCATTATTTTGGGTTTGCAGTGAGTGTTACAAGacataaatgaaatgtaatGTTTCATAAGAGATCAAAGGTAAAACAATATATAAGGGttggaaacaaaaattatctGACTATTTCAAGTAGTTGTATGTTTTCAAAAACACCTTGTTATCTTGCTCAGTAGCCTAACAAATACCACtaattggaaatttggaaatcCCAGTAAGGGGGGGATCACTTATAGGCATTGTTTTGATATCTTCCTTTTAAAGATTTACGAGAACCACATAAATATTGTGGttgattcatttcttttttattttttatttttttctgtccTCCCAAACAGCTACGCTTTGTTCAAGATGTTTGATGATTTGATACTTTTAGCCAAAGGCGGTCTTACTGCATATCATGGATCTGCAAAGAAAGTTGAAGAATACTTTGCTGGCCTTGGCATCAACGTACCAGAGCGTGTTAATCCTCCAGACCACTTCATCGACATTTTGGAAGGTATAGTGAAACCAAGCTCAGGTGTGACTCGTGAACAGCTTCCAGTTAGATGGATGCTTAAAAATGGATACAGAGTACCCGCAGATATGCTGCAATATGCTGATGGACTTGCTGCAATGTCCTCAACTAAAGACTTAAATCCTGGTGATGATGAAGCTAGTACTACTGAACAACAATCTTTCGCTGGAGATCTGTGGGAGGATATGAAGTTTAATGTTGAGACAAAACGAGATCGTATACAACATAATTTTTTGAAGTCTAAAGACTTATCCAACCGGAGAACTCCTGGAGTAGCCAGACAGTACAGATACTTCCTAGGGAGGTATAATATTCCACCATTCTTTTGTGTTAGCTAAATGAGCAAACCAACTTCCATACTTTGTCATTGGGAAAATTTTAGCTTACAAGGGACAGTATTGAGAAACAATCTCACATTACCTGTAGATaaggtcttggacatgtttataaggaatgggtaatcctctcttgtagaatcggttttatgagatgagttaggcccatgaatttcttcatattATCAGAGCCAGCAACAGGACGAATgggggcccacactacttattccctgacaaggaccagaaaaaaatactggcctgcacgtgagggagagggtgttgaggaataatctcacattgcctgtggacaaggtcttaggcatgtttataaggaatgaacaatcatttCTTGTAGAaccagttttatgagatgaattaggcCCATGAAGCTTTTCAGGAGACTCTCTTCAGTTTCATGAATTGTGTATtgtagaatattatatatagtgtcAAGGTATTTGCTCCTTTTGAGATTTATATTTGCAACTGATTTGTTTGTTAAAGCTGTatgtttgaagattttttatccTTCGTTGACTTCTCTATCAAGAATCTAATTTGGTTCTCTAATTTCTTAGTATATGATCAAATCTTTCAGGGTTAGTAAGCAGCGGCTACGTGAAGCTAGGGTTCAAGCAATtgattatatgattttactacTTGCTGGAGCCTGCTTGGGAACTCTTGCTAAAGTGAGCGATGCAACATTTGGGTCCCTTGGCTATACTTATACCGTCATTGCTGTTTGTAAGTTTTAAAATACAAACTAGTTATctatttcatgtgttttttttaagccAACGAGATTAAACTGTCTTACTCCCAAACCCCCTTAGTTATCCTCTCCATTAGGTTGTACTTACTGATGTTTTTGTACATCTCATCTCTTATGGTGTGTtttgaattgtattttttttattttttattattgtagcGCTACTATGCAAGATTTCAGCTTTGAGAACATTCTCGCTGGACAAATTACAGTATTGGAGAGAGAGTGCATCAGGGATCAGCAGTCTGGCCCATTTTCTCTCCAAAGATGCAGTTGAACTTTTCAATACATTCATCAAGCCTTTGCTTTATCTATCAATGTTCTACTTCTTCAACAATCCAAGATCATCTTTTACAGACAATTACGTTATTTTGGTTTGCCTTGTTTACTGTGTGACTGGCATCGCTTACATACTTTCCATCTACCTTGAACCTAGTCCTGCCCAACTGGTATATACATCAATCAACTCAATGCTGCATATGAACATGTATCCCTTTTCACTTCAATTGTACTTTTAAGGCTAAtatcccttttcttttcctcttgcaGTGGTCTGCGATTCTTCCTGTTGTTTTAACTCTTATAGCAGTTCAAGAAAATGACAATCGATTTCTCAAGTACCTAGGAAAGTTGTGCTACACAAAGTGGGCCTTAGAAGCTTTTGTCATTTCAAATGCCAAAAGGTTTGTTCTTAGAATTTGACTCCAATCTAGATATGGTGCAAACCAATTCCTTTACACCCTCTAATAAAAAGCTAACACATCAACTTATTATTGAAAgtcatataaaaaaacacaacaccaaaaacaaattaacaaatcaaaattaaaataaaacaacaaaaaacagGGTGGACAGCCACCCACAAGGGGAGGCCCAACCATCCCATTTGTGGTGTGACCAGCCATCCCCTACAGCCAACCTAGGGCTGGGGTGGCAAGATACATTCTGGCTGGGGAACTCTTGTTCTTATATCTCTaccatctctctttctcccttaaGTAAGGCATGCTTATTCAGAAATGCACACAGCATCCTGGTGCATGCATGGACGTATACTTGGAAACATGGACATTATTGATG
This genomic interval from Juglans regia cultivar Chandler chromosome 3, Walnut 2.0, whole genome shotgun sequence contains the following:
- the LOC108990896 gene encoding putative white-brown complex homolog protein 30; translated protein: MALRESRIHVCWIPHVLTLYIIVGLSLLPCIQCVDGNDYSQTGNPAVLPIVTQLIYGRLSNLTKILSQDIKENLGFCIKDVDVDWHGAFNFAGKLDFLTNCIKKTKGDLTQRLCTAAELRFYFKSLFERGAAEDNYLKPNKNCNLSSWVSGCEPGWGCSVDQDQNHVDLKNSKAMPSRTHDCQPCCEGFFCPQGITCMIPCPLGSYCPLAKLNKTTGICDPYSYQIPPGTSNHTCGGADIWADVERSNEIFCSPGSYCPTTIREVPCRSGHYCRMGSTSEKLCFKLTTCNPNTANQNIHAYGVMLLVALCTLLLFIYNCSDQVLSTRERRQAKSREAAARHARETAQARERWKSAKDIAKKSAGGLQEHLSRTFSRKKSVRQPEQMMVLGQAKPGKDDARLPPLPLGSSSTSVQSSGTSKGKKKEPSNLTKMLHSLEENPDSNEGFHLEIGDKNIKKNMPKGKQLSTHSQIFKYAYGQLEKEKAMQQENKNLTFSGVISMAAGGEIRTRPMIEVAFKDLTLTLKGKKKHLLRCVTGKFMPGRVSAVMGPSGAGKTTFLSALAGKVTGCNMSGLILINGKVESMQSYKKIIGFVPQDDIVHGNLTVEENLRFSARCRLSADMPKPDKVLVIERVIECLGLQAVRDSLVGTVEKRGISGGQRKRVNVGLEMVMEPSLLILDEPTTGLDSSSSLLLLRALRREALEGVNICMVVHQPSYALFKMFDDLILLAKGGLTAYHGSAKKVEEYFAGLGINVPERVNPPDHFIDILEGIVKPSSGVTREQLPVRWMLKNGYRVPADMLQYADGLAAMSSTKDLNPGDDEASTTEQQSFAGDLWEDMKFNVETKRDRIQHNFLKSKDLSNRRTPGVARQYRYFLGRVSKQRLREARVQAIDYMILLLAGACLGTLAKVSDATFGSLGYTYTVIAVSLLCKISALRTFSLDKLQYWRESASGISSLAHFLSKDAVELFNTFIKPLLYLSMFYFFNNPRSSFTDNYVILVCLVYCVTGIAYILSIYLEPSPAQLWSAILPVVLTLIAVQENDNRFLKYLGKLCYTKWALEAFVISNAKRYSGVWLITRCSYLMQSGYDLHDWAFCLLFLILAGIACRVLAFFCMVTFTKR